From a region of the Salvelinus namaycush isolate Seneca chromosome 40, SaNama_1.0, whole genome shotgun sequence genome:
- the LOC120033348 gene encoding male-specific lethal 3 homolog yields the protein MNSRGMKFKFHKGEKVLCFEPDPTKAKVLYDAKVVDVVIGKDERGKRVPEYLIHFNGWNRSWDRLAAEDHVLRETDENRKLQRKLARKAVARMRRKGWGKRRRRLPGVESALKTLPEEKEESDDACLITSSDNSDEDDSEDPESLKSEESDSSEDLDKMQEEQEAHAKMESEDKTINIDIPEVLKKKLEDDCYYINKRKKLVKLPCQMNILNILESYVKHFAFNAAFSANERYRSHQSTAQTSLSPHYVPPEKNEELCKEMVDGLRITFDFTLPMILLYPNEHAQFKKVSSSKFFLPIRDNTASSSKTLRERTPSPSGHNPSTPQSTDSQPALSEASTTTANPTTTPKRRRCASTADPDAPQSLRRSTRHTSGGERMAGEGGSGSATTSPQPKRRLASLDTPAQLPKFFLNLEKKTPVHSGSSSPLPQTPSKEGSGVFSGLESRRNNELNEVLSWKLTPDNYPQSDQPPPPSYLYGSQHLLRLFVKLPEILGKMQIPEKNLRALVKHLELFLRFLAEFHEDFFPESAYVSSSEAHYCMKHPRAVY from the exons ATGAACTCCCGGGGAATGAAATTTAAATTCCACAAAGGAGAAAAAGTCCTCTGTTTCGAACCTGACCCTACGAAAGCTAAAGTACTCTATGATGCAAAG GTCGTCGATGTTGTAATTGGCAAAGATGAACGTGGAAAGCGAGTCCCAGAATACCTGATTCACTTCAATGGTTGGAACAGAAG TTGGGATCGATTGGCAGCAGAGGACCATGTGCTCAGGGAAACTGACGAAAATCGCAAATTACAACGTAAACTGGCTCGTAAAGCTGTGGCTCGCAT GAGGAGAAAGGGATGGGGGAAGAGACGTCGTCGTCTACCCGGTGTTGAGTCCGCTCTGAAGACACTTCctgaagagaaggaagagagtgATGACGCAT GTTTGATTACGTCTTCAGACAACAGTGACGAGGATGATTCCGAGGATCCTGAATCTTTGAAAAGTGAGGAGAGTGACTCTTCCGAAGATTTGGACAAAATG CAAGAAGAGCAGGAAGCTCACGCTAAGATGGAGAGTGAGGACAAGACCATCAACATAGACATCCCTGAGGTTCTCAAGAAGAAACTGGAGGATGACTGCTACTACATCAACAAGAGGAAGAAG TTGGTGAAGCTTCCGTGCCAGATGAACATATTGAACATCTTGGAATCATACGTGAAGCACTTTGCCTTCAACGCAGCCTTTTCTGCAAATGAGAGGTACAGAAGTCACCAGAGCACCGCCCAGACCAGCCTCAGTCCTCACTATGTTCCTCCAGAGAAGAA TGAGGAGCTTTGCAAAGAGATGGTGGACGGCCTGAGAATCACCTTCGATTTCACCCTTCCTATGATCCTCCTGTACCCCAACGAGCACGCTCAGTTCAAGAAAGTCAGCTCCTCAAAGTTCTTCCTGCCTATCAGGGACAACACAGCCAGCTCCAGCAA GACCCTGCGTGAGCGCACCCCCAGCCCCTCTGGCcacaacccctccaccccccAGTCCACGGACAGCCAACCGGCCCTGAGCGAGGCCTCCACAACCACGGCAAACCCCACCACCACGCCCAAACGCCGGCGCTGTGCCTCCACGGCCGACCCCGACGCCCCCCAGTCCCTGCGGCGCTCCACACGTCACACCTCGGGGGGCGAGAGGATGGCGGGCGAGGGGGGCAGCGGCAGCGCTACGACCTCGCCCCAGCCCAAACGCCGCCTCGCCAGCCTCGACACGCCTGCCCAGCTGCCCAAGTTCTTCCTCAATCTGGAGAAGA AAACCCCTGTCCATAGTGGTTCGTCTTCTCCGTTGCCCCAGACGCCCAGCAAGGAGGGCAGCGGCGTCTTCTCTGGCCTGGAGAGCCGACGGAACAACGAGCTCAATGAGGTCCTGAGCTGGAAGCTGACCCCTGATAACTACCCCCAGAGTGACCAGCCTCCCCCACCCTCCTACCTGTATGGCTCACAGCACCTCCTACGCCTCTTCG TGAAGCTGCCAGAGATCCTGGGGAAGATGCAAATCCCAGAGAAGAacctaagggccctggtcaaacaccTGGAGCTCTTCCTCAG GTTTTTGGCTGAGTTCCATGAGGACTTTTTTCCGGAGTCAGCGTACGTGTCGTCATCGGAGGCCCACTACTGCATGAAGCACCCGCGGGCCGTTTACTGA